The nucleotide sequence CCGCCCGTTGCGGCATGCCCTATGTCGACGCCCGCTGGCTGGGCGGCATGCTGACCAACTTCAAGACGGTCAAGACGTCCATCAAGCGCCTGAAGGACATGGAAACCGTCGTCGCCGAAGGCGGCGCCGAGCGCATGATCAAGAAAGAAGGCCTGCTGTTCCAGCGCGAACTGGAAAAGCTGAACAAGTCCATGGGCGGTATCAAGGACATGACCAGCCTGCCGGACGCCCTGTTCGTCATCGACGTCGGCTATCACAAGATCGCCATCGCCGAAGCGCGCAAGCTGGGTATCCCGGTCGTGGCCGTGGTCGACACCAACCACTCGCCGGACGGCATCGATTACGTCATTCCCGGTAATGACGACTCCGCCAAGGCCATCGCGCTGTATGCCAAGGGCATGGCCGACGCCGTGCTGGAAGGCCGCGAACAGAACCTGAACGGTCTGGTCGAGGAAGGCGGCGAAGGCCAGGAAGAGTTCGTCGAAGTGCAGGACGGCCAGGCCTGACAGGCCTCGGGGCGCGGGCCCGGCCGTTGCCGGGCCTGATCCCAAGCCGGGTCCCCGCGCCGCCAGGCGCCGGACCGGGTCGGCACCCCGGGCTCGTCCAGTCCGCCAGGCGCGCGCGTTGCGGCGTCCCGGCAGGGCAGGGCGGCTGCAGGGGTGCGTACCGTATCGAAACGACATGCCCCGGCCCGTCCGGGGCGTGCTTTAGCAAGAATGGAGCGAACATGGCTGAAATTACCGCCTCGATGGTCAAGGAACTGCGCGAGAAGACCGACGCGCCCATGATGGAATGCAAGAAGGCGCTGACCGAAGCCCAGGGCGATCTGGCCCGTGCCGAGGAAATCCTGCGCGTCA is from Bordetella bronchialis and encodes:
- the rpsB gene encoding 30S ribosomal protein S2, which gives rise to MSLMREMLEAGVHFGHQTRYWNPKMAPFIFGQRNKIHIINLEQTVGKYVEATKFVKQLAARGGNILFVGTKRAARELIAAEAARCGMPYVDARWLGGMLTNFKTVKTSIKRLKDMETVVAEGGAERMIKKEGLLFQRELEKLNKSMGGIKDMTSLPDALFVIDVGYHKIAIAEARKLGIPVVAVVDTNHSPDGIDYVIPGNDDSAKAIALYAKGMADAVLEGREQNLNGLVEEGGEGQEEFVEVQDGQA